The following DNA comes from Cellulophaga sp. HaHa_2_95.
GTTAGGTAAGCTAGTTTTAAAAGTGTAGTTCGTGTTTACTAGGCTTAGACCATACACACAAACTACCGTAAAAATAATACTGACGCTTATGATGCTCTTTGGTTGCGCCATCGTAAAAGCATTCATTTTTAACAAGTACTTTTGCCAGAAAGTCGACTTGCTTTTTTTAGGGAGGAGGGTTGAATTTTTAAAGATCAGGACTAGAGAGCTGGTAAAGAAAACTACGGTAATATAAGCGATAAGTACGCCAATGGCAGAGTTCACACCAAAATCTCTAATACCCACCAATTTCGAAAATAGTAAGGATAAAAAGCCTATAGCCGTAGTCACAGAGGTTAATAAAGTAGATAAACCCACTTCTTTTAATGACTGTACAATTGCAGTTTGTCGCGCAACTCCTACTTTAATTTTTTCCAGAAAATTATCAAGGATATGTATAACATCCGAAGTACCCACAATAAGCATTAGAATAGGGTAGAAGGCCGCCAAAGCACTGAGCTCTTTTCCCAATAAAGATAGGGTGCCTAGAAAAATTAACAAGGCTACAAATATGGATATTAGGGTGATAAATACAATTGCGGTACGTTTATAAATAATGTAGAGTACAATAAGCACTAGTATCAGGGAAACAATTGAAGTAACCGTCAGCTCTCTTTTTTGCATTTGCACTAAGGCTTCATAGAATGAGGTTCTCCCCATTAAGTGGTTGGAACTAAAGTTATGTTCACTTAATAAGGTTCTTGTAGCATCTAATAAAGTTACAGATTGCTGATATTCTAAATTATCTTCGGTCTCTAGAAAGACTACTAAGGAGTGTGCATTTTGATCAATGAAAGAACCAATGAAAAAATTGTCTTCTTGTATTTTTTCCCAATCAGCGGTATATTGTGTTTCGTCATCAATATGCAACACGGGGAGCTTTGTATAGCCAAAAGAAGTTTTTAGCGGATAGGATAAACTAGTTAAAGAATTAGCTTCCGTGACATAAGGCAATGATTTTGCAGCAAGGGTAAACTGGTCAAAATTTTCTAAAAACTCTTTATCAAAAATACCTCCTTCATTTTCTACAGCCACCAACAAGAAGTTATCATCGGTAGAAAAGTCTTTTATGAATGCTTCGTAAAATAATAAATCATCATCACCTGTTGGGAAAAACTGACTAAAATCAAAAGAGAACTTTAAATTAGGAAGCAAAAAGCCAGACCCAATAGATAAGAGGACAAAAACACCTAAGATGATTTTTTTAAACGAAAGAATTTTAAGCATATAATCAATTCATAATGCCCAAATTGAAACACGGTAGTGGGCATTCAAAATTAACGAATTATAAATTAGTCCAGTTATCTAAATCCAAGGTCCAGTCATAGCTCTTATAAGTGATTTCGATGTCCTTTGTGGTTGGAATGATGTTGTTTTCTTTTAGAATTTTTTTTACGCCTTTTTTTGATCCAAAATCGCCTCTAAACCAACTAAACAAAGAAGTTACAGCTACAGATTTATTTTCTGCAGTATATGTCGTTGTTTTTACTAAATACTCTTGGGTTCCTTTGTTAAACTGTTCGTTTATGTGCTCTGGAGAATAAATAGCTACAGGA
Coding sequences within:
- a CDS encoding RND family transporter; the encoded protein is MLKILSFKKIILGVFVLLSIGSGFLLPNLKFSFDFSQFFPTGDDDLLFYEAFIKDFSTDDNFLLVAVENEGGIFDKEFLENFDQFTLAAKSLPYVTEANSLTSLSYPLKTSFGYTKLPVLHIDDETQYTADWEKIQEDNFFIGSFIDQNAHSLVVFLETEDNLEYQQSVTLLDATRTLLSEHNFSSNHLMGRTSFYEALVQMQKRELTVTSIVSLILVLIVLYIIYKRTAIVFITLISIFVALLIFLGTLSLLGKELSALAAFYPILMLIVGTSDVIHILDNFLEKIKVGVARQTAIVQSLKEVGLSTLLTSVTTAIGFLSLLFSKLVGIRDFGVNSAIGVLIAYITVVFFTSSLVLIFKNSTLLPKKSKSTFWQKYLLKMNAFTMAQPKSIISVSIIFTVVCVYGLSLVNTNYTFKTSLPNNSKIAEDFAFFQNEYSGFRTIELAVQTKQGYKVTDFAVAQEIEKVNQLLQETENVDNIRSVNSIFKALNKANHLNKTAFFVLPDTQKEFDNYKKDASRYARQQLDKFTDSSKTKARIIANVLDIGTDSLVKTYDKIDAFVATHIDTSIVNFRVTGKGMLMDKNASYIQASLFQGLLMGLLLVGIIMAFLFKNIKLVIISLIPNMVPLLFAGALLGFLNIPLDAPVSIVFAIVFGIAVDDTIHFLGKYKIAISKGLTKERALETTFLETGRALIITTLLLFFGFMTLLFSIHNPSLIIGLLISATLFTALLLDLLLLPVLIRKFM